One window of the Actinomyces procaprae genome contains the following:
- a CDS encoding CPBP family intramembrane glutamic endopeptidase, whose amino-acid sequence MVIAAVVSGQRIGAGHLLENLFNEPAVFLVGSGVSALAAVAGYWALMRWIRGTSVSELAGPGKLSEFLFGMGLGALLMATVVALLAAVGCYRVTAVGWDAGILIGASAGLAAGFAEEILFRGVLLRLAERWLGTAWALGLTSVLFGAAHITNPEAGVFGAVAIMLEAGILMGACYLATRRLWMAFGTHVAWNFVQGGIFGSDVSGTGMGRGLFAARFSGPDLLTGGEMGVEGSLVAVVVCTAAGAVMLLVARHRGLLLPRRSARGRAQ is encoded by the coding sequence GTGGTCATTGCCGCTGTGGTGAGTGGGCAGCGGATCGGTGCGGGGCACCTACTGGAGAACCTTTTCAATGAGCCCGCCGTGTTCCTCGTAGGCTCCGGCGTCTCGGCACTGGCCGCCGTGGCCGGCTACTGGGCGCTCATGCGGTGGATTCGCGGCACGAGTGTTTCGGAGCTGGCCGGTCCGGGGAAGCTCAGCGAGTTCTTGTTCGGGATGGGGCTGGGGGCGCTGTTGATGGCCACCGTGGTGGCGCTGCTTGCGGCGGTCGGCTGCTACCGGGTGACCGCCGTCGGATGGGACGCGGGCATACTTATTGGCGCATCCGCGGGTCTGGCCGCGGGCTTCGCGGAGGAGATCCTGTTCCGAGGCGTGCTGCTGCGGCTGGCAGAGCGATGGCTCGGCACCGCCTGGGCGCTGGGACTGACCTCGGTGCTGTTCGGCGCGGCGCATATCACCAACCCGGAGGCGGGCGTATTCGGTGCCGTGGCGATCATGCTTGAGGCGGGCATTCTGATGGGGGCCTGCTACCTGGCTACACGTCGACTCTGGATGGCCTTCGGCACCCATGTGGCGTGGAACTTCGTACAGGGCGGTATCTTCGGCTCGGACGTCTCCGGCACCGGCATGGGCCGCGGACTGTTTGCGGCCCGTTTCTCCGGCCCCGATCTGCTCACCGGAGGAGAGATGGGGGTCGAGGGCTCCCTGGTGGCCGTGGTGGTGTGCACCGCGGCGGGCGCGGTGATGCTGCTGGTGGCACGCCACCGCGGCCTGCTGCTGCCGCGCCGCAGCGCTCGCGGCCGGGCACAGTAG
- a CDS encoding glycoside hydrolase family 3 C-terminal domain-containing protein, which translates to MTANTTSEVAQNLNTSATAPDADRSYDPRLAELARRAAAEGTVLLTNDGVLPLSPAEPVAVFGRVQIDWFAVGYGSGGDVNAVYTTNLLGSLVQQGVSVDAELASVYRHWCAAQEPPVEEWGNWPRFYPEMEVDAELVAAAASRARTAVVVIGRAAGEDRENVLEPGGYYLTEVERTLLEQVTDHFESTVVIVNSGNVMDLSWAEELGVSALLLAWPGGMEGGRAVADVLTGVTEPGGHLTDTIARAYADYPSAVNFGGKDFNNYAEDVFVGYRYFETFAPDKVLFPFGHGLGYTSFALSGARLDDAAPASDADVTVHVQVSNTGPRPGSTVIQVYRGAPADAALPHPARELVAFARSGVVAPGESQEVTVSFPWGRLASFDDSGSTGHAHAWVVEAGAYPLYVGTSVRQTIDAGAVVVENTEVVEQLQEALAPSPDHPFDRMTTNRGGDGRTRVGWERVPTATTDLRARILSGLPEVIEPTGDVGIRFSDVVAGRATMEAFVAQLGVEDLAQLAYGDVEMNSPLGAPGNAGAFGGLTERLRALGVPPVITTDGPSGIRVSAYASLLPCGTALASTWDESLLEELAALHGQEMLRKGSDVLLAPGMNIHRDPLCGRNFEYYSEDPLLTGLAAAAVVRGIQAQGVSACPKHFACNNQETNRIYNDSRVSARALREIYLRGFRICVQEADPHNIMTSYNKVNDQWAHYNYDLVTTILRGEWGYRGNVMTDWWMRYAPDPLFPQLKDSATRVRAGVDVLMPGGETWSSTRADGHDDAVLDGYSPDDTSGEHLTLGELQQTALHVLRMAATTPAARAAAE; encoded by the coding sequence ATGACCGCCAACACCACCAGCGAGGTCGCGCAGAACCTGAACACCTCCGCTACCGCCCCCGACGCCGACCGCTCCTATGACCCGCGCCTGGCCGAGCTGGCCCGCCGAGCCGCCGCCGAGGGCACCGTCCTGCTCACCAACGACGGCGTCCTCCCACTGTCTCCCGCCGAGCCCGTGGCCGTGTTCGGCCGCGTCCAGATCGACTGGTTCGCCGTCGGCTACGGCTCCGGCGGCGACGTGAACGCCGTCTACACCACCAACCTGCTGGGCAGCCTGGTACAGCAGGGGGTGAGCGTCGACGCCGAGTTGGCGTCCGTCTACCGCCATTGGTGCGCGGCCCAGGAACCGCCAGTGGAGGAGTGGGGCAACTGGCCGCGCTTCTACCCGGAGATGGAAGTGGACGCCGAGCTGGTGGCCGCGGCCGCCTCCCGTGCCCGCACCGCTGTCGTCGTCATCGGTCGGGCGGCCGGGGAGGACCGGGAGAACGTGCTGGAGCCCGGCGGCTACTACCTCACGGAGGTTGAGCGCACCCTGCTGGAGCAGGTCACCGACCACTTCGAGAGCACGGTGGTAATCGTCAACTCCGGCAACGTCATGGACCTGTCCTGGGCCGAGGAGCTGGGCGTGTCCGCCCTGCTGCTGGCCTGGCCCGGGGGCATGGAGGGCGGCCGGGCCGTGGCCGACGTGCTCACCGGGGTCACCGAGCCGGGTGGGCACCTGACGGACACCATCGCCCGCGCCTACGCGGACTACCCGTCGGCCGTGAACTTCGGAGGCAAGGACTTCAACAACTACGCCGAGGACGTGTTCGTCGGCTACCGCTACTTCGAGACTTTCGCACCTGACAAGGTGCTGTTCCCCTTTGGTCACGGCCTGGGGTACACGTCCTTCGCGCTGTCCGGCGCCCGCCTTGATGACGCCGCCCCCGCCTCGGACGCGGACGTCACCGTGCACGTGCAGGTGAGTAACACCGGCCCGCGCCCCGGGTCCACGGTGATCCAGGTCTACCGGGGTGCACCAGCGGACGCCGCCCTGCCCCACCCGGCCCGAGAACTGGTCGCCTTCGCCCGCAGTGGCGTGGTCGCCCCGGGCGAGTCCCAGGAGGTGACGGTCTCCTTCCCCTGGGGCCGCCTGGCGTCATTCGACGACTCCGGCAGCACCGGTCACGCCCACGCCTGGGTGGTCGAGGCCGGCGCCTACCCGTTGTACGTGGGCACCTCGGTGCGGCAGACCATTGACGCCGGCGCCGTCGTCGTGGAGAACACCGAGGTGGTCGAGCAGCTTCAGGAGGCGCTCGCCCCCTCCCCCGATCACCCGTTCGACCGCATGACCACGAACCGGGGCGGTGACGGACGCACCCGAGTCGGCTGGGAGCGCGTGCCGACGGCGACCACCGATCTGCGCGCACGGATACTGTCAGGCCTGCCGGAGGTTATCGAGCCAACCGGCGACGTCGGTATCCGCTTCAGCGACGTCGTCGCCGGGCGCGCCACCATGGAGGCCTTCGTAGCGCAGCTTGGCGTGGAGGACCTGGCACAGCTGGCCTACGGGGACGTGGAGATGAACTCGCCGCTGGGCGCCCCGGGCAATGCCGGCGCCTTCGGCGGCCTGACCGAGCGCCTGCGCGCGCTGGGCGTCCCACCGGTGATCACCACCGACGGTCCCTCCGGGATCCGCGTGTCCGCCTACGCCAGCCTGCTGCCCTGCGGCACCGCCCTGGCCTCCACCTGGGACGAGTCGCTACTGGAGGAGCTGGCTGCACTGCACGGCCAGGAGATGCTCCGCAAGGGCTCGGACGTGCTGCTGGCACCGGGCATGAACATTCACCGCGACCCGCTGTGCGGGCGCAACTTCGAGTACTACTCGGAGGACCCGCTGCTGACCGGGCTGGCGGCGGCCGCCGTCGTGCGCGGCATCCAGGCGCAGGGGGTGTCCGCCTGCCCCAAGCACTTCGCCTGCAACAACCAGGAGACCAACCGCATCTACAACGACTCGCGCGTGTCGGCCCGGGCGCTGCGGGAGATCTACCTGCGCGGCTTCCGCATCTGCGTGCAGGAGGCGGACCCGCACAACATCATGACCAGCTACAACAAGGTCAACGACCAGTGGGCCCACTACAACTACGACCTGGTCACCACCATCCTGCGCGGCGAGTGGGGTTACCGGGGCAATGTGATGACCGACTGGTGGATGCGCTACGCGCCCGACCCGCTCTTCCCACAGCTGAAGGACTCGGCGACGCGGGTGCGTGCGGGCGTCGACGTGCTCATGCCCGGCGGCGAGACCTGGTCATCCACCCGCGCCGATGGCCACGACGACGCCGTGCTGGACGGCTACTCGCCGGATGACACCAGCGGAGAGCACCTCACCCTGGGTGAGCTGCAGCAGACGGCACTGCACGTACTGCGCATGGCGGCCACCACGCCGGCCGCCCGGGCGGCCGCCGAGTGA
- a CDS encoding MDR family MFS transporter — MSNTPTHGEQMNTQPNSQGISGTVEGMTFRPDRRFWVVYICLMMVQFLTAMYHTVIATALPTVIGDLGGVAHMSWAITAYTLGQTLAMPINGKLGDLVGRKRLYLLAIALFVGGSALCGLATDMFAFTVFRFVQGLGGGGLMICSQAITGDIIPPRVRGTYMAPMGAMFGIAAILGPLLGGWLSDWLGWRWTFWFFLPFGLFAWAAVAIALRMPRRSGSFSVDWAGLALTSIGAAGIVLIATWGGTTYAWSSPVMLGLIGITVAAWAAVVPVERRAADPILPLQVLTDHTFITATVVSVLMAACMFGMNGYLPTYLQMVHGVSATMSGLLLVPGSVGMFTGSLLSGTLVTRTGRYKPFPIVGSLVAATGMAMLGLLPADAPVAWTGVAVFVLEIGIGMFLQLSVLVIQNALPASMLGTATSTNNFFREIGVSIGNTVVGVLFTGRLTASLLSLGFDSREAASITPAIARSLNAATGAAVVDAYHHALAPVLLSLAPVLLVAAAVACLFKPIPLSTKTGLEQFEEELAEFGPADAYHTDRTDG; from the coding sequence ATGAGCAACACCCCCACGCATGGCGAACAGATGAACACCCAGCCGAATTCGCAGGGGATCTCCGGCACCGTCGAGGGCATGACCTTCCGCCCCGACCGGCGGTTCTGGGTCGTGTACATCTGCCTGATGATGGTCCAGTTCCTCACCGCGATGTACCACACGGTGATCGCCACCGCACTGCCGACCGTCATTGGCGACCTGGGCGGCGTGGCCCACATGTCCTGGGCAATCACCGCCTACACGCTCGGCCAGACGCTGGCCATGCCGATCAACGGCAAGCTCGGCGACCTGGTGGGCCGCAAGCGGCTCTACCTGCTGGCCATTGCGCTGTTCGTCGGGGGCTCGGCCCTGTGCGGCCTGGCGACCGACATGTTTGCCTTCACGGTCTTCCGCTTCGTACAGGGCCTGGGCGGTGGTGGCCTGATGATCTGCTCTCAGGCCATCACCGGCGACATCATCCCGCCACGTGTACGCGGCACGTACATGGCGCCCATGGGCGCCATGTTCGGCATTGCCGCCATTCTCGGCCCGCTTCTGGGCGGATGGCTGTCGGACTGGCTCGGTTGGCGCTGGACCTTCTGGTTCTTCCTGCCTTTCGGCCTGTTCGCCTGGGCGGCGGTAGCTATCGCGCTGCGCATGCCGCGGCGCTCCGGCAGCTTCAGCGTCGACTGGGCCGGGCTGGCACTGACCAGCATCGGCGCCGCGGGGATCGTCCTCATCGCCACCTGGGGCGGGACCACATACGCCTGGAGCAGCCCGGTAATGCTGGGGCTCATCGGCATCACCGTGGCCGCCTGGGCCGCCGTCGTCCCGGTGGAGAGGCGAGCCGCAGACCCGATCCTGCCGCTGCAGGTGCTGACCGATCACACCTTCATCACCGCCACCGTCGTCTCGGTGCTCATGGCTGCCTGCATGTTCGGCATGAACGGGTACCTGCCGACCTACCTGCAGATGGTCCACGGCGTGTCCGCCACCATGTCCGGTCTGCTGCTGGTGCCGGGCAGCGTCGGAATGTTCACCGGGTCGCTGTTGTCAGGCACTCTGGTCACCCGCACCGGCCGCTACAAGCCCTTCCCGATCGTGGGCTCGCTGGTGGCCGCGACCGGCATGGCCATGCTGGGTCTGCTGCCCGCCGACGCCCCCGTGGCCTGGACCGGCGTGGCCGTATTCGTCCTGGAAATCGGCATTGGGATGTTCCTGCAGCTCAGCGTCCTCGTCATCCAGAACGCGCTACCCGCCAGCATGCTAGGCACCGCCACCTCCACCAATAACTTCTTCCGGGAGATCGGGGTGTCGATCGGCAACACGGTCGTTGGTGTGCTGTTCACCGGCCGCCTGACCGCGTCCCTACTCTCCCTCGGCTTCGACTCGCGTGAGGCCGCTTCAATCACTCCGGCCATCGCCCGGAGTTTGAACGCCGCCACGGGCGCCGCAGTGGTGGACGCCTACCACCATGCGCTGGCTCCCGTGCTGCTGTCGCTGGCCCCGGTGCTGCTGGTGGCGGCGGCAGTGGCCTGCCTGTTCAAGCCGATCCCGCTGTCGACCAAGACCGGCCTGGAGCAGTTTGAGGAGGAGCTCGCCGAGTTCGGCCCCGCCGACGCCTATCACACCGACCGCACGGACGGTTAG
- a CDS encoding ABC transporter substrate-binding protein, with protein sequence MASRLPRRRFIQGSAVVAALSAAAACSGGGSNSSGTSASAASTADFTGTGPITWVQGKDNSDGKVQERIDEWNELYPDEKVTLIELSAEADQQRQSLINNAQTQSDAYDVISIDNVWVAEFAANQWVVPLPEDDLKNDDIVESVWQTGLYMDRLYGMPFATDSSIMFYRKDFLEEAGVEVPTTWDEVKSAIDAVRALPGHEKIGGFGGQFAKYEGLTCCASEFINTAGGSFYDDEGNVTINSPEAIAGLQVLIDGFKDGYIPKEALEWKEEDGRNAFESGDLLFYRQWPYQYANNMAALGEEKFGVAALPTIEGKDFVPTLGGHNCGISAYSKNKATALKFVQWWTSQESEKYALETQTLAPILGSLYEDSEMLEQFPYLPTLRESLDSAKGRPKAVSYGDVTAAIQDALYPAVQQQVTAEEAISNLETALKALS encoded by the coding sequence ATGGCATCTCGTCTACCCCGTCGTCGTTTCATCCAGGGGTCAGCTGTGGTCGCGGCCCTTTCGGCTGCGGCCGCCTGTTCCGGCGGCGGATCCAACAGTTCAGGCACGAGCGCATCCGCCGCGTCAACGGCCGACTTCACCGGCACGGGACCGATCACCTGGGTGCAGGGCAAGGACAACTCCGACGGCAAGGTGCAAGAACGCATCGATGAGTGGAACGAGCTGTACCCCGATGAGAAGGTCACGCTGATCGAGCTGTCGGCCGAGGCCGATCAACAGCGCCAGTCGCTCATCAACAACGCCCAGACCCAGTCCGACGCCTACGACGTGATCTCAATCGACAACGTGTGGGTGGCCGAGTTCGCCGCCAACCAGTGGGTCGTGCCCCTGCCCGAGGATGACCTGAAGAACGATGACATCGTGGAGTCCGTCTGGCAGACCGGCCTATACATGGATCGGCTGTACGGGATGCCCTTCGCCACGGACTCCTCGATCATGTTCTACCGCAAGGACTTCCTCGAGGAGGCCGGCGTCGAGGTACCCACCACCTGGGATGAGGTCAAGTCCGCCATCGACGCCGTGCGCGCCCTGCCGGGGCACGAGAAGATCGGCGGCTTCGGCGGCCAGTTCGCCAAGTACGAGGGGCTGACCTGCTGCGCCAGCGAGTTCATCAACACCGCGGGCGGCTCCTTCTACGACGACGAGGGCAACGTCACCATCAACTCCCCGGAGGCGATCGCCGGCCTGCAGGTGCTGATCGACGGCTTCAAGGACGGCTACATCCCCAAGGAGGCTCTGGAGTGGAAGGAGGAGGACGGCCGCAACGCCTTCGAGTCCGGCGACCTGCTCTTCTACCGCCAGTGGCCCTACCAGTACGCCAACAACATGGCCGCCCTCGGGGAGGAGAAGTTCGGCGTCGCCGCGCTGCCCACCATCGAAGGCAAGGACTTCGTCCCCACCCTGGGCGGACACAACTGCGGTATCTCCGCGTATTCGAAGAACAAGGCGACGGCGCTGAAGTTCGTTCAGTGGTGGACCAGCCAGGAGTCCGAGAAGTACGCGCTGGAGACCCAGACCCTCGCGCCCATTCTCGGCTCGCTGTACGAGGACTCCGAGATGCTCGAGCAGTTCCCCTACCTGCCCACGCTGCGCGAGTCCCTCGACTCCGCCAAGGGGCGGCCGAAGGCCGTCTCCTACGGTGACGTGACCGCCGCGATCCAGGACGCCCTCTACCCGGCGGTGCAGCAGCAGGTCACGGCAGAGGAGGCCATCAGCAACCTGGAGACCGCGCTCAAGGCCCTGTCCTGA
- a CDS encoding carbohydrate ABC transporter permease → MSANTYVPDVNRRSKSSRAQARLAWLLITPTILVLTIVIILPVFQSLRQSLYGKAGLDPETGFVSDVEPFVGLDNYTAIFTDAGSRFWTAAWNTTLFGVVTVVLETILGVAMALIMHRAMRGRGFVRAAILVPWAIPTAVSAILWGWIFNQNGVANAILGQHIMWASGNATAKLAIIIADVWKTAPYIGLLTLAGLQVIPDEVYEAAKIDGANAWKRFTRITLPLVKPALVVAVLFRALDALRMFDLPYILIGPRKGSVETISMLVQDEASNLRYGSAAAYALILFLYVFIFAFAFTRITHADLGATAPRSGGRRGRRLPATVFLPRRSPSAVGASGAAEPTERSAS, encoded by the coding sequence ATGAGCGCTAATACCTACGTGCCGGATGTGAACCGCCGGTCCAAATCCAGTCGGGCGCAAGCGCGCCTGGCGTGGCTGCTGATCACCCCGACGATCCTCGTGCTGACGATCGTCATCATCCTCCCCGTATTCCAGTCCTTGCGGCAGTCCCTTTACGGCAAGGCCGGACTCGATCCCGAGACCGGATTCGTCTCCGACGTCGAGCCCTTCGTGGGACTGGACAACTACACCGCCATCTTCACCGACGCCGGATCCCGCTTCTGGACGGCCGCCTGGAACACCACGCTGTTCGGCGTGGTCACCGTGGTCCTGGAGACCATCCTCGGCGTGGCAATGGCGCTGATCATGCACCGGGCCATGCGCGGGCGCGGCTTCGTCCGCGCGGCGATCCTGGTTCCATGGGCGATCCCCACCGCCGTCTCCGCCATCCTGTGGGGCTGGATCTTCAACCAGAACGGCGTGGCCAACGCCATCCTGGGGCAACACATCATGTGGGCCTCGGGCAACGCCACCGCCAAGCTCGCCATCATCATCGCCGACGTGTGGAAGACCGCCCCCTACATCGGGCTGCTCACGCTCGCCGGGCTTCAGGTCATCCCAGACGAGGTCTACGAGGCCGCCAAGATCGACGGAGCGAACGCCTGGAAGCGGTTCACCCGGATCACGCTGCCGCTGGTCAAGCCGGCACTGGTGGTCGCGGTGCTGTTCCGCGCTCTGGACGCACTGCGCATGTTCGACCTGCCCTACATTCTCATCGGCCCGCGCAAGGGGTCGGTCGAGACGATCTCCATGCTCGTCCAGGACGAGGCCTCCAACTTGCGCTACGGCTCGGCGGCCGCGTACGCGCTCATCCTGTTCCTATACGTGTTCATCTTCGCCTTCGCCTTCACCCGGATCACCCACGCCGACCTGGGGGCCACCGCTCCGCGCAGCGGCGGCAGGCGGGGGCGCAGGCTGCCCGCCACCGTCTTCCTGCCGCGACGCAGCCCCTCCGCCGTCGGGGCGAGCGGCGCCGCCGAGCCCACTGAGAGGAGCGCGTCATGA
- a CDS encoding carbohydrate ABC transporter permease, which produces MSAATASTPVSVRPRRKIDWAGGLSTFGIVLIVIYCLAPFYWMLVSSLRPDTEIFENTWWPRHVSFENYQAVFSAKNNFGQGLINSLIVSVVVTVVALAIATFASYALARLDFRGKSVLLLVVLATSMFPLVAIIVPLLKNFSAWGWINTYQAMIIPDLSFSLPLAVWNLTSFFRQMPQELEQSAMVDGCTPGQAFRKVILPIAAPGIFTTAIIIFIGAWNEFLVAVTMINNPVMQPATVLLSKFTGASQFNTPFGSQMAAGVIMTLPLVIMVLIFQRRIVAGLAAGGLKQ; this is translated from the coding sequence ATGAGCGCGGCAACTGCGTCAACACCGGTGAGCGTGCGACCCCGGAGGAAGATCGACTGGGCCGGCGGCCTGTCGACCTTCGGCATCGTCCTCATCGTCATCTACTGTCTCGCCCCGTTCTACTGGATGCTCGTGTCCTCCCTGCGGCCCGACACGGAGATCTTCGAGAACACCTGGTGGCCCAGGCACGTCTCCTTCGAGAACTACCAGGCGGTGTTCTCCGCCAAGAACAACTTCGGGCAAGGGCTGATCAACTCGCTCATCGTCTCCGTGGTGGTGACCGTGGTTGCCCTGGCAATTGCCACCTTCGCCTCCTACGCGCTCGCACGGCTGGACTTCCGCGGCAAGAGCGTGCTGCTGCTGGTGGTGCTGGCCACCTCGATGTTCCCGCTGGTGGCCATCATCGTGCCGCTGCTGAAGAACTTCTCAGCCTGGGGCTGGATCAACACCTACCAGGCGATGATCATCCCGGACCTGTCGTTCTCACTGCCGCTGGCGGTGTGGAACCTGACCAGCTTCTTCCGGCAGATGCCCCAGGAACTGGAGCAGTCCGCCATGGTCGACGGCTGCACCCCAGGGCAGGCCTTCCGCAAGGTGATCCTGCCGATCGCCGCACCCGGCATCTTCACCACCGCCATCATCATCTTCATCGGCGCCTGGAACGAGTTCCTGGTGGCCGTGACGATGATCAACAACCCGGTCATGCAGCCCGCCACCGTGCTGCTGTCGAAGTTCACCGGCGCATCCCAGTTCAACACCCCATTCGGCTCGCAGATGGCCGCGGGCGTGATCATGACCCTGCCGCTGGTGATCATGGTGCTGATCTTCCAGCGTCGCATCGTGGCCGGCCTGGCCGCGGGCGGGCTCAAGCAGTGA
- a CDS encoding alpha-amylase family glycosyl hydrolase: protein MTSLAPLVTVRNDQDAWWRDAVIYQIYPRSFADSDGDGLGDLPGITSHMDHLAALGVDAIWLSPFYPSPQVDAGYDVADYFDVAPEYGTLADFDEMVAAARAVGIRVVIDLVPNHSSDQHAWFRAALQAGPGSPERERYIFRHSPDGPPNNWGSLFGGPAWTRVEPLTGREEDRGWWYLHLFAAEQPDFNWDHPDVHEMFREFLRFWAGRGVDGFRVDVAHGLVKAPGLPDDALGEDRWRGTAVDDERPKTADNGPMFDQPGVHDIYRDWRSVLSGIRPDILLVAEAWVDPPEQMAKYVREDEMSQAFNFDYLKSPWRAPDLRRVIDTSMAANAAVGAPTTWVLSNHDVVRHATRFGFPPGAEPDDGIGAEDLQPDTVLGLRKARAATLFALGLPGSMYMFQGEELGLPEHTTMDDAARQDPAWLRTDKRTRGRDGCRVPLPWAAGGPACGFNTTGRTWLPQPDGWGAYAPAVQESDPDSTLSMYRRAIAARREWQLGRGEVEWVQDLPEQVLAFRNGEITVAINMGDGDAVLPLTGTVLVQSWSGQTGGRLDAITVPANAAVWLAA, encoded by the coding sequence ATGACCTCGCTTGCTCCGCTTGTGACCGTGCGCAACGACCAGGACGCCTGGTGGCGCGACGCCGTCATCTACCAGATCTACCCCCGCTCCTTCGCCGACTCCGACGGCGACGGCCTCGGCGACCTGCCCGGCATCACCTCCCACATGGACCACCTCGCCGCCCTGGGAGTCGACGCCATCTGGCTCTCGCCCTTCTACCCCTCCCCGCAGGTCGACGCCGGCTACGACGTCGCCGACTACTTCGACGTGGCCCCCGAGTACGGCACGCTGGCGGACTTCGACGAAATGGTGGCCGCCGCCCGAGCCGTCGGCATCAGGGTTGTGATCGACCTGGTGCCCAACCACTCCTCCGACCAGCACGCCTGGTTCCGCGCGGCGCTTCAGGCCGGACCCGGCTCACCGGAGCGCGAGCGCTACATCTTCCGCCACAGCCCGGACGGACCGCCCAACAACTGGGGCAGCCTGTTCGGCGGCCCGGCATGGACCCGGGTCGAGCCGCTCACCGGTCGGGAGGAGGACCGCGGCTGGTGGTACTTGCACCTGTTCGCCGCCGAACAGCCCGACTTCAACTGGGACCACCCCGACGTACACGAGATGTTCCGCGAATTCCTGCGCTTCTGGGCTGGGCGCGGGGTGGACGGCTTCCGCGTGGACGTCGCCCACGGCCTGGTCAAGGCTCCCGGCCTGCCCGACGACGCTCTGGGGGAGGACCGCTGGCGCGGCACCGCCGTCGACGATGAGCGGCCCAAGACCGCCGACAACGGCCCCATGTTCGACCAGCCCGGCGTGCACGACATCTATCGCGACTGGCGCAGCGTGCTCAGCGGCATCCGCCCCGACATCCTGCTGGTGGCCGAGGCCTGGGTGGATCCGCCCGAGCAGATGGCCAAGTACGTCCGCGAGGACGAGATGAGCCAGGCCTTCAACTTCGACTACCTCAAGTCCCCCTGGCGTGCCCCCGACCTGCGCCGAGTCATCGACACCTCAATGGCAGCCAACGCCGCCGTGGGCGCGCCCACCACCTGGGTGCTGTCCAACCACGACGTCGTCCGTCACGCCACCCGCTTCGGCTTCCCCCCGGGAGCCGAGCCGGACGACGGCATCGGCGCCGAGGATCTGCAGCCCGACACCGTCCTGGGGCTGCGCAAGGCCCGCGCCGCCACCCTGTTCGCCCTCGGTCTGCCCGGCAGCATGTACATGTTCCAGGGGGAGGAGCTGGGCCTGCCCGAGCACACCACCATGGACGACGCCGCCCGCCAGGACCCGGCCTGGCTGCGCACCGACAAGCGCACGCGCGGGCGCGACGGCTGCCGCGTCCCCCTGCCCTGGGCGGCCGGCGGACCCGCCTGCGGCTTCAACACCACCGGGCGGACCTGGCTGCCGCAGCCAGATGGCTGGGGCGCCTACGCCCCCGCCGTACAGGAGTCCGACCCCGACTCCACCCTGTCCATGTACCGGCGCGCCATCGCCGCCAGGCGCGAATGGCAGTTGGGGCGGGGCGAGGTCGAATGGGTGCAGGATCTGCCCGAGCAGGTGCTTGCCTTCCGCAACGGTGAGATCACTGTTGCTATCAATATGGGGGACGGGGACGCCGTACTGCCGTTGACGGGTACGGTGCTGGTGCAGTCTTGGAGCGGGCAGACAGGCGGACGCCTCGACGCCATCACAGTTCCCGCGAACGCCGCCGTGTGGCTAGCCGCATGA
- a CDS encoding LacI family DNA-binding transcriptional regulator, protein MATRAEVARLAGVSPSTVTYVLTGQRPTTRATRERVQRAIDELGYRPNRHASMLAARSVRTVGVLFRMQRSGIDVNDLEYVEGLRQGVEPQGMQVFVPVGRRSGPMDALEALVRSRALEAAVLMDVAIDDEREEYLLGEGVPTVLIGTSNRADGAPGVDADFERMADLGVHHLVELGHRRILFLMRDVHADRSHAYAAQSQAVRQAARRHGVEAVFRSCPDNVIAGAHVLGPDGLPGGCTAVVSNNVSAFEGVIAAAWARGLSLPNDLSLVSVGLTAARTPAGDLVTEVGVDRPALGRMAGDLLLHYLTDDSVSGVTLVEPRLIDHGSTASPGPA, encoded by the coding sequence ATGGCCACCCGCGCCGAGGTCGCACGCCTGGCCGGAGTCTCCCCTTCAACCGTCACCTATGTCCTGACGGGACAGCGACCCACCACCCGGGCCACGCGGGAGCGGGTGCAGCGCGCCATCGACGAGTTGGGTTATCGGCCCAACCGGCATGCCTCCATGCTGGCGGCTCGCTCGGTGCGCACGGTCGGGGTGCTGTTTCGCATGCAGCGCTCCGGCATTGATGTCAACGATCTGGAGTATGTCGAGGGTCTGCGCCAGGGCGTGGAGCCGCAGGGCATGCAGGTTTTCGTTCCCGTGGGACGGCGTTCGGGACCGATGGACGCGCTGGAGGCCCTGGTTCGCTCCCGGGCGCTGGAGGCCGCCGTCCTCATGGACGTAGCCATTGACGACGAACGTGAGGAGTATCTGCTGGGGGAGGGCGTGCCGACCGTGCTGATTGGCACGTCGAACCGTGCCGACGGCGCGCCGGGGGTGGACGCCGACTTCGAGCGGATGGCGGATCTGGGTGTGCACCACCTGGTGGAGCTCGGCCACCGCCGCATCCTGTTCCTCATGCGCGACGTGCATGCCGATAGGTCTCACGCCTATGCGGCTCAGAGCCAGGCTGTACGTCAGGCCGCCCGTAGGCATGGGGTTGAGGCCGTGTTCCGTTCTTGTCCCGACAACGTCATTGCCGGCGCGCATGTACTCGGACCAGACGGGCTGCCGGGGGGATGCACAGCCGTGGTCTCCAACAACGTCAGTGCGTTCGAAGGCGTGATTGCGGCGGCGTGGGCGCGCGGCCTGTCTCTTCCAAACGATCTGTCCCTCGTATCGGTCGGCTTGACCGCGGCCCGCACCCCGGCCGGGGACTTGGTAACCGAGGTGGGGGTGGACCGGCCGGCGCTCGGGCGTATGGCCGGGGACCTGCTATTGCATTACCTGACCGATGATTCAGTATCCGGTGTAACGCTGGTCGAGCCGCGCCTTATTGACCACGGTTCGACCGCCTCGCCGGGCCCCGCCTGA